A genomic segment from Meiothermus sp. Pnk-1 encodes:
- a CDS encoding carbon monoxide dehydrogenase subunit G has translation MRLTYTGQETIPLPLDQVWAFINDPHKVASCLPDVQSVEVHDPTHLDVTVRVGVGPVRGNFKFKIELQPDPADHRMGVKISGGGLGSVVDLLASARLKEEGGNTVLDWSGEAVMRGPIAAVGGRVLDAQAQKLIGQTFANVKTAVERASRTA, from the coding sequence ATGAGACTGACTTATACCGGCCAAGAGACCATTCCCCTGCCCCTGGACCAAGTCTGGGCTTTTATCAACGACCCCCACAAGGTCGCCTCCTGTTTACCCGACGTGCAGTCGGTGGAGGTGCATGATCCTACCCACCTGGACGTGACGGTGCGGGTAGGGGTTGGTCCGGTGCGGGGCAACTTCAAGTTCAAGATCGAGCTCCAGCCTGACCCAGCCGATCATCGCATGGGGGTAAAAATCAGCGGCGGGGGCTTGGGCAGCGTGGTAGACCTCTTGGCCAGCGCCCGCCTCAAGGAGGAGGGGGGCAACACCGTGCTCGATTGGAGCGGCGAAGCTGTGATGCGGGGCCCGATAGCGGCGGTGGGTGGGCGGGTGCTGGATGCCCAGGCCCAGAAGCTCATCGGCCAGACGTTTGCTAACGTCAAAACAGCAGTGGAGAGGGCCTCGCGGACCGCATAG
- a CDS encoding polysaccharide deacetylase family protein, translating into MRLTLISLWCWLTLASAGPSAPLPDILPAIPGETQPTAPGTRPAQALPQLELTPPIPEVQKVEYASNGFIEVAHALVLMSDTQPALMLRKAQQVVAQVFLTRSSLSEVDISLYRRDEYAGFGGPLPRLTASVPRARLDAFERLTPANLKNYDRLWLNPRDQIYGPFRTPTDELESSLQFQGSSVQLKAQRLEQAAAALQGGVVGNRLYHGNPALALAALTFDDAPHPLYAPLLLDTLRRAGVKATFFCIGRNALAYPYFVRDMVRDGHEIGNHTFHHVRLNTLDKSMVLQEIQAANQVLERITGRPIHYFRPPGGRFSPTVLEAVRELNMTIVFWTDDPGDFQNLPSATLENRLERKLRQGGIVLLHDNVLSSIEILPDFLRLAERRGIRLGTVEELVQSHLSKTPAEGLANRK; encoded by the coding sequence ATGCGCCTGACCCTTATCTCGCTGTGGTGTTGGTTGACCCTCGCGTCTGCTGGTCCCTCGGCTCCCTTGCCCGACATCCTACCGGCGATACCCGGTGAAACCCAGCCCACTGCCCCCGGAACCCGGCCCGCCCAAGCGCTGCCGCAGCTCGAGCTCACCCCTCCCATCCCCGAGGTGCAAAAGGTCGAGTACGCCTCTAACGGCTTCATCGAGGTAGCCCACGCCTTGGTGCTAATGAGCGACACCCAGCCGGCGTTGATGCTGCGCAAAGCCCAGCAGGTAGTAGCCCAGGTATTCCTTACCCGATCTAGCCTCTCCGAGGTGGATATTTCCCTGTACCGGCGGGACGAGTACGCCGGGTTCGGCGGCCCCCTGCCGCGCCTGACGGCCTCGGTGCCGCGGGCCCGGCTAGACGCTTTCGAGCGCCTTACCCCGGCCAACCTAAAGAACTACGATCGCCTTTGGCTCAACCCCCGCGACCAGATCTATGGGCCTTTCCGCACCCCCACCGATGAGCTCGAGAGCAGCCTACAGTTTCAAGGTTCATCCGTACAGCTCAAAGCCCAGCGCCTGGAGCAGGCTGCGGCCGCGCTCCAGGGTGGGGTGGTAGGGAACCGCCTCTATCACGGCAACCCCGCTCTGGCCTTGGCCGCCCTCACCTTCGACGATGCCCCCCATCCGCTGTATGCTCCGCTGCTTTTAGACACCTTGCGGCGGGCTGGGGTCAAGGCCACCTTCTTCTGTATTGGGCGCAATGCCCTGGCTTACCCCTACTTTGTGCGGGATATGGTCCGGGATGGCCATGAGATCGGCAACCATACCTTTCACCATGTCCGCCTCAACACCCTAGATAAGTCCATGGTGCTCCAGGAAATCCAGGCGGCCAACCAGGTGCTCGAGCGCATCACGGGGCGTCCGATACATTATTTTCGCCCTCCCGGCGGGCGTTTTTCGCCTACGGTGCTCGAGGCGGTACGCGAGCTGAACATGACCATAGTTTTCTGGACCGACGACCCCGGCGACTTCCAAAATCTGCCCAGCGCCACCCTCGAAAACCGCCTGGAGCGCAAATTACGCCAGGGGGGGATCGTCTTGCTGCACGACAACGTACTCTCGAGCATCGAGATCCTGCCGGATTTCCTGCGCCTCGCTGAGCGGCGGGGCATCCGACTGGGCACGGTGGAGGAGCTGGTCCAAAGCCACCTGAGCAAAACCCCCGCCGAGGGTTTAGCCAACCGCAAATAG
- a CDS encoding acyltransferase family protein, producing the protein MAVVRDNPPGEGQQANISIPLSKTAGRLRSLDVFRGLTILLMLLVNNVALDAKTPYLLTHAPWNGGVYLADLVFPWFLLAMGVAIPFAAASFRKKRLPGWRYDLKVIQRSTLLFGLGLLIVSSIARHPVFALDVLQLIALAYLVAALLYDLPAHRRAMIAGFFLVAYWAAIRYLPVPGVGRAIFEEDQNLILHFNNTFLNAVNLRGLLSAIPTSALVLLGSLVGDLFRLELPPLRRSAWLLLTGFGFTALGMLWNLSLPYNKTFWTPSYILLTAGLGTVLLGAFHYLVDARGLGLPRARWGWAFPLMVLGSNPLFAYVVPILVKVWLLQGIEVNGVSIQQNILNFWRRLAGSYGGGWLYTLSYIACWWLVLWVLYRRRIFLRV; encoded by the coding sequence ATGGCAGTCGTGCGGGATAACCCACCAGGCGAGGGCCAGCAAGCCAACATCTCGATTCCCTTGAGCAAAACCGCTGGACGTTTGCGATCGTTGGACGTGTTCCGTGGCCTCACCATCCTGCTGATGCTGTTGGTGAACAACGTCGCGCTCGACGCTAAAACCCCGTACTTGCTCACCCATGCCCCCTGGAACGGCGGGGTCTATCTGGCGGATTTGGTCTTCCCCTGGTTCTTGCTGGCGATGGGGGTGGCCATTCCCTTTGCCGCCGCGAGCTTCCGTAAAAAGAGGCTTCCGGGCTGGCGCTACGACCTCAAAGTCATCCAGCGGAGCACCTTGCTCTTTGGGTTAGGCCTGCTGATCGTGAGCAGCATCGCCCGGCACCCCGTGTTTGCCCTGGACGTGCTCCAACTCATCGCCCTGGCTTATTTGGTGGCGGCTTTGTTGTATGACCTTCCCGCCCATCGCCGGGCGATGATCGCAGGGTTTTTCTTGGTGGCCTACTGGGCCGCCATCCGTTACCTGCCGGTACCAGGGGTAGGACGGGCCATTTTCGAGGAAGACCAAAACCTGATCCTTCACTTCAACAACACCTTTTTAAACGCCGTCAACCTGCGGGGGTTGCTCTCGGCGATTCCCACTTCGGCGTTGGTGCTGCTGGGCAGCCTGGTCGGGGACTTGTTTCGCCTCGAGCTTCCCCCGTTGCGCCGCTCGGCCTGGCTTCTGCTCACCGGCTTCGGCTTCACCGCTTTGGGGATGCTGTGGAACCTCAGCCTGCCCTACAACAAAACCTTCTGGACTCCCTCCTACATCCTGCTCACGGCGGGCCTAGGCACGGTCTTGCTAGGAGCCTTTCACTACCTCGTGGATGCTCGAGGCCTGGGGTTACCGCGCGCGAGGTGGGGTTGGGCTTTCCCTCTTATGGTGTTGGGCTCAAACCCCCTCTTCGCCTACGTGGTACCGATTTTGGTCAAGGTCTGGCTGCTGCAAGGGATCGAGGTGAACGGGGTCTCGATCCAGCAAAATATCCTTAACTTCTGGCGGCGCCTAGCCGGAAGTTACGGCGGGGGCTGGCTGTACACGCTCAGCTACATCGCCTGCTGGTGGCTGGTGCTGTGGGTGCTGTACCGGCGGAGGATATTCCTGCGGGTGTGA
- a CDS encoding response regulator transcription factor, whose product MRVLLVEDDPSLGQTLQESLAAQGFKPRLATSAEAAWEALWQEAVDLVVLDVMLPEGEEAGFELARGLREAGFRQPILFLTAREALPDRVRGLEVGDDYLAKPFALAELVARLRALARRGEVRPKVVQVGPLEVALERREVRYRGQMVRLTAKEYQVLELFVINPGRIFTREEVLERVWGPGFESDSNLIDVYIKNLRKKLYDHVIETVRGLGYRFAEA is encoded by the coding sequence ATGCGTGTGCTGTTGGTAGAAGACGATCCAAGCCTGGGCCAGACCTTGCAGGAAAGCCTGGCGGCGCAGGGATTCAAGCCACGCCTGGCCACCTCGGCGGAGGCCGCCTGGGAAGCCCTGTGGCAGGAAGCGGTAGACCTTGTCGTGCTAGACGTCATGCTTCCGGAAGGTGAGGAGGCCGGGTTTGAGCTGGCGCGGGGGTTGCGTGAGGCGGGGTTTCGTCAGCCCATCCTGTTCCTCACCGCCCGCGAGGCCTTGCCGGATCGGGTGCGGGGCCTCGAGGTGGGCGACGACTACCTGGCCAAGCCCTTCGCCCTGGCCGAGCTGGTGGCCCGCCTACGGGCTTTGGCCCGGCGCGGCGAGGTGCGGCCCAAGGTAGTCCAGGTTGGGCCGCTCGAGGTCGCCCTGGAGCGGCGGGAGGTGCGCTACCGGGGGCAGATGGTCCGGCTCACCGCCAAGGAGTACCAGGTGCTCGAGCTGTTTGTAATCAACCCCGGGCGGATCTTCACCCGTGAGGAGGTGCTCGAGCGGGTCTGGGGCCCGGGGTTCGAGTCCGATTCCAACCTCATCGACGTGTACATCAAAAACCTGCGCAAAAAGCTCTATGATCACGTCATCGAGACCGTACGAGGGCTGGGGTACCGCTTCGCTGAGGCGTAG
- a CDS encoding HAMP domain-containing sensor histidine kinase has translation MTLRVRLALITSGLTLLGLVLGLSITYEGLERSRLADLDQELKLQAELILEKGLASPQHQIPSEIEDELLQESGLSSAQLYRGRQKIWEGGAVQLDQPLDASRLGRSGISESQGWRVYTLSRQGLSVQVGQPLLPLRETLTRYVEVAVPLAVLLALLSGGLAFAAVGLAVRPLERLTQAARGFGSGGEVPPIQGKDEAATLAKAFAGLLGDLRAQREWEQRFLAYAAHELRTPLSAFRASLEAARIRGRLEAEQLFRLHREALRLETLAQNLLALSRAEAGEVRGQPLDLADLVSEAFDRFQPLALERRLELDLEADSAPTHADPQLLEQALNNLVANALRYTPSGRVTLKSGQEDGQAYLEVADTGPGFPIHAAEGLGLRVVRAVVAAHHGRAEFESRQGARVRLWFPSLRL, from the coding sequence ATGACCCTCCGCGTCCGACTGGCCCTCATCACCTCCGGGCTCACCCTGTTGGGGCTCGTCCTGGGGCTTTCCATTACCTACGAGGGGCTCGAGCGCAGCCGCCTGGCCGACCTCGACCAGGAGCTCAAGCTACAGGCCGAGCTGATCCTGGAAAAAGGCCTAGCCAGCCCGCAGCACCAAATTCCCTCAGAGATCGAGGACGAACTCCTTCAGGAGAGCGGGCTGAGTTCGGCCCAACTGTACCGAGGCCGGCAGAAGATCTGGGAGGGGGGTGCGGTGCAGCTAGACCAACCCCTTGACGCCTCCCGCCTGGGCCGAAGCGGGATCTCCGAATCCCAGGGTTGGCGGGTCTACACCCTCAGCCGACAGGGCCTCAGCGTGCAGGTGGGGCAGCCCCTGCTGCCCTTGCGCGAGACCCTCACCCGCTACGTGGAGGTGGCGGTTCCGCTGGCCGTGCTGCTGGCCCTGCTTTCAGGCGGGTTGGCCTTCGCTGCGGTGGGGCTGGCGGTACGTCCGCTCGAGCGCCTTACCCAGGCCGCTCGAGGCTTCGGCAGCGGCGGCGAGGTCCCGCCCATCCAGGGCAAGGACGAGGCCGCCACGCTGGCCAAGGCTTTTGCCGGATTGCTGGGCGACCTGAGGGCACAGCGCGAGTGGGAGCAGCGCTTTCTGGCCTATGCCGCCCACGAGCTGCGCACCCCGCTCTCGGCGTTTAGGGCCAGCCTGGAGGCAGCCCGTATCCGGGGGCGGCTCGAGGCCGAGCAGCTCTTTCGGCTACACCGCGAAGCCCTGCGGCTCGAGACCCTAGCCCAGAACCTGCTGGCCCTCTCGCGCGCCGAAGCGGGCGAAGTGCGCGGACAACCCCTAGACCTGGCCGACCTGGTCTCGGAAGCCTTCGACCGCTTCCAGCCGCTTGCCCTCGAGCGCAGGCTCGAGCTGGACCTCGAGGCGGATTCGGCCCCCACCCATGCCGATCCTCAGCTTTTGGAACAGGCCCTCAATAACCTGGTGGCCAATGCCCTGCGCTACACCCCTTCGGGCAGGGTCACGCTGAAAAGCGGCCAGGAAGACGGGCAGGCTTACCTCGAGGTAGCGGACACCGGCCCCGGCTTCCCTATCCACGCTGCGGAGGGCCTGGGTCTGCGGGTGGTGCGGGCGGTGGTAGCGGCCCACCACGGGAGGGCCGAGTTCGAGAGCAGGCAGGGGGCGAGGGTACGGTTGTGGTTTCCCAGCCTGCGGCTCTAA
- a CDS encoding ABC transporter permease subunit yields MIESSPLPVQVPTSDVAIRLEGVRVRFDGQEVLKGVDLEVRKGEFIAIIGPSGGGKSTLLRVIAGLQKAQGSVSVVGQPAMVFQDYRLLPWRTVEGNIRLPIELTGRGKVETYLGMRKVKHLYPHQLSGGMKARVAIARALAQDAEVLLMDEPFAALDALVRERFNLELKSLHARTGKTIVFVTHSIREAVYLADRVVVLKDGRVDTVLDTSGEGRLTAFTDGLEALLRERLGIADSTHVEPPPKPLRPPWELLGTLGLAGLLLLSWAWLSARIPLFFPSPFAVWQAAVHNAPQLAQSALATLQVALLGVLCALGIGTPIGYLMGRIRALERLLSPFIVALQAIPTVIVAPLLVIWFGFSLEAKLITTTLISIFPVMVSTMVGVREVDRIYREVFQTIGASPWGVFTKLEVPGALPVVLGGLRLTVSLALIGAVVADFTFQGQGLGAFANTERLSFRYASAFAAVGVNVVLGIALYGLVTLLEYWVLRYRRR; encoded by the coding sequence GTGATCGAATCTTCTCCTCTCCCGGTGCAAGTGCCCACCAGCGACGTCGCCATCCGGCTGGAGGGGGTTAGGGTGCGCTTTGACGGCCAGGAGGTGCTCAAGGGGGTTGACCTGGAGGTCAGGAAGGGGGAATTCATCGCCATCATCGGGCCCTCGGGTGGGGGCAAGAGCACCCTGCTGCGGGTGATTGCCGGGTTGCAGAAAGCCCAGGGATCGGTCAGCGTGGTGGGACAACCCGCGATGGTCTTCCAGGACTACCGCCTGCTCCCCTGGCGCACCGTGGAGGGGAATATCCGTCTGCCCATCGAGCTCACCGGGCGGGGTAAGGTCGAGACCTACCTGGGGATGCGTAAGGTGAAGCACCTGTATCCCCACCAGCTCTCGGGCGGAATGAAGGCCCGCGTGGCCATCGCCCGCGCGCTGGCGCAAGACGCCGAGGTGCTGCTGATGGACGAGCCTTTCGCGGCCCTCGACGCCTTGGTGCGTGAGCGCTTCAACCTGGAGCTCAAAAGCCTGCACGCCCGCACCGGCAAGACCATCGTCTTCGTCACCCACTCCATCCGCGAGGCGGTGTACCTAGCCGACCGGGTGGTGGTGCTCAAGGACGGGCGGGTTGACACCGTGCTGGACACCTCCGGCGAGGGACGTCTTACCGCTTTCACCGATGGGCTCGAGGCCCTCCTGCGCGAGCGGCTGGGCATCGCCGACTCCACCCACGTCGAACCTCCGCCCAAACCCCTGCGCCCCCCCTGGGAACTCCTCGGGACGCTGGGCCTGGCCGGGCTCTTGCTCCTGAGCTGGGCCTGGCTCTCGGCCCGCATTCCTCTCTTCTTCCCCTCGCCCTTTGCGGTGTGGCAGGCCGCGGTGCACAACGCTCCCCAACTGGCCCAAAGCGCCTTGGCCACGCTCCAGGTCGCCTTGCTGGGGGTGCTGTGCGCGCTGGGGATCGGCACCCCTATCGGTTACCTGATGGGGCGCATCCGAGCCCTCGAGCGGCTCCTCTCGCCTTTTATCGTGGCGTTACAGGCCATCCCCACGGTGATCGTGGCCCCCCTCCTGGTGATCTGGTTCGGCTTCAGCCTCGAGGCCAAGCTCATCACCACCACCCTCATCTCGATCTTCCCGGTGATGGTCTCGACCATGGTCGGGGTGCGGGAGGTAGACCGGATCTACCGCGAGGTGTTTCAGACCATCGGGGCCAGCCCCTGGGGGGTGTTTACCAAGCTCGAGGTGCCCGGCGCGCTGCCGGTGGTGCTGGGAGGGCTACGCCTTACGGTCTCGCTGGCCCTGATCGGCGCGGTGGTCGCCGACTTCACCTTCCAAGGCCAGGGCCTGGGGGCTTTCGCCAACACCGAGCGGCTTTCCTTCCGCTATGCGAGCGCCTTCGCTGCGGTAGGGGTCAACGTGGTCCTGGGCATCGCGCTGTACGGGTTGGTGACGCTGCTGGAGTACTGGGTGTTGCGCTACCGCAGGCGGTGA
- a CDS encoding SWIM zinc finger domain-containing protein: MDEKWPGYDGGALAGFDPGEIVALATLEVQERGYALFGQGRVLEGTRQGQRYSARVQGSAPYPYRTWIDLKKQDWGCTCPYAWGPVCKHVVAVAYAIQEAPELFQAKRKRKKTTDPGQLALQELPDEDLLELLWELAEQRPELMEEFAYNLLQRAE, from the coding sequence GTGGATGAAAAGTGGCCTGGCTATGATGGAGGGGCATTGGCCGGGTTTGACCCAGGGGAGATCGTAGCATTGGCGACCCTCGAGGTGCAGGAGCGGGGCTACGCCCTGTTCGGCCAAGGGAGGGTGCTCGAGGGCACCCGGCAGGGCCAGCGCTACAGCGCCCGCGTGCAGGGCAGCGCGCCCTACCCCTACCGCACCTGGATCGACCTAAAGAAGCAGGACTGGGGCTGTACCTGCCCCTATGCTTGGGGTCCGGTGTGCAAGCACGTGGTGGCGGTGGCCTACGCGATCCAGGAAGCCCCCGAACTCTTCCAGGCCAAGCGCAAGCGGAAAAAGACTACAGACCCCGGGCAGTTGGCCCTGCAAGAGCTTCCCGATGAGGATTTGCTAGAGCTTCTCTGGGAACTAGCCGAACAGCGCCCGGAGCTGATGGAAGAGTTCGCCTACAATTTGCTGCAGCGAGCCGAGTAG
- a CDS encoding ABC transporter substrate-binding protein, which yields MKQWVFLVLALVFSLAQAEKVRVGLGYVPDVQFAPFYAGVVEGIYAKRGLEVEFQHGFASELYPLLAQGKLDFVVADAEDVIALRAQGLPLKYVMALYQSVPNALFSLAEKNIRSVRDLKGKTIGMPGMFGVSLTSLQAILRAAGLKESDVKIVTIGFTQAEAIVQGRVDVAMGFINNEPVFLQRQGVKLNVIPAGPYNRSPGNGVISTDKVLENADLARRFLGASQEAVAFTLAHPRQAFEDAKKYVQNLDEARYAVLMASIRLYESPYTRQHGLGFSNPQGWISSYTLLKQTGRVKTELPVTAFYTNEFLTPKVQAHLP from the coding sequence ATGAAACAGTGGGTCTTCCTGGTCTTGGCATTGGTCTTTTCGTTGGCGCAGGCCGAAAAGGTGCGGGTGGGGTTGGGCTATGTGCCCGACGTGCAGTTCGCCCCCTTTTACGCGGGGGTGGTAGAGGGCATTTATGCCAAGCGGGGCCTCGAGGTCGAGTTCCAGCACGGCTTTGCCAGCGAACTCTACCCCCTGCTCGCCCAGGGCAAGCTGGACTTCGTGGTCGCCGACGCCGAGGACGTGATCGCGCTGCGGGCGCAGGGCCTCCCGCTGAAATACGTCATGGCGCTGTACCAGTCGGTGCCCAACGCCCTGTTCTCGCTGGCCGAGAAGAACATCCGGTCGGTGCGCGACCTCAAGGGCAAGACCATCGGCATGCCGGGGATGTTCGGGGTCTCGCTGACCTCGCTCCAGGCCATCCTGCGGGCAGCCGGGCTCAAAGAGTCCGACGTCAAGATCGTCACCATCGGCTTCACCCAGGCCGAGGCCATCGTGCAGGGGCGGGTGGACGTGGCCATGGGCTTCATCAATAACGAGCCGGTCTTCCTGCAGCGCCAGGGGGTCAAGCTCAACGTGATCCCCGCCGGCCCCTACAACCGCTCGCCGGGCAACGGGGTCATCAGCACCGACAAGGTGCTCGAGAACGCCGACCTCGCCCGCCGCTTCCTCGGCGCCTCGCAGGAGGCGGTGGCCTTCACCCTCGCCCACCCGCGCCAAGCTTTTGAAGACGCCAAGAAATACGTACAGAACCTTGACGAGGCGCGCTACGCGGTGCTCATGGCCTCCATTCGGCTGTACGAGTCCCCCTACACCCGCCAGCATGGGCTGGGCTTTTCCAACCCCCAAGGCTGGATCAGCAGCTATACCCTGCTGAAGCAAACCGGGCGGGTCAAGACCGAGCTGCCGGTGACGGCCTTCTACACCAACGAGTTTCTCACCCCCAAGGTGCAGGCCCATTTACCCTAG
- a CDS encoding PIG-L deacetylase family protein: MRLSVAPRRFKKRYLALAAVAVLFLAINAPGLVAVGYRLWYMPQVARLPTLSFGQERLLVLSPHPDDETLCCAGAIQQVLRAGGQVYVVWFTSGDGFEWAATLTERTLRPRGRASLELGNRRILEARKAAGILGIPEANLYFLGYPDRGLGQMVAHPSRRYRSRLTGVDAVPYAQALSPGAAYTGQNLEYDFEQVLNAVRPTLVLAPSPKDAHPDHRAVGEVAIRVLGRRGELERLRYWIVHGGLEWPLPKGLHPALPLEPPPRGRGLPWERLDLDSEEEQTKLEATRAHGSQMELLSRFMLAFVRKNELYSPTPLP; encoded by the coding sequence ATGCGTCTATCGGTTGCCCCTCGTCGCTTCAAAAAACGCTATCTGGCCCTAGCCGCGGTGGCCGTTCTATTCCTCGCGATCAACGCGCCGGGTCTCGTCGCGGTGGGCTACCGGCTGTGGTACATGCCCCAGGTGGCCCGCCTCCCTACCCTCTCCTTCGGTCAGGAGCGCTTGCTGGTGCTCTCGCCCCACCCCGATGACGAGACGCTGTGCTGTGCGGGAGCCATCCAGCAGGTGCTCCGGGCGGGCGGCCAGGTCTATGTGGTCTGGTTTACCAGCGGGGACGGCTTCGAGTGGGCCGCGACCCTAACCGAGCGCACCCTGCGGCCCCGGGGGCGAGCCTCGCTCGAGCTGGGCAACCGCCGCATCCTCGAGGCGCGCAAAGCCGCCGGAATCCTGGGGATTCCCGAGGCCAACCTGTACTTTCTGGGCTACCCCGACCGGGGGCTAGGGCAGATGGTCGCCCACCCCTCTCGGCGCTATCGCTCGCGGCTTACCGGCGTGGACGCGGTGCCCTATGCCCAAGCCCTATCTCCTGGTGCGGCCTACACCGGGCAAAACCTCGAGTACGACTTCGAGCAGGTGCTAAATGCGGTGAGGCCGACCCTGGTCCTGGCCCCTAGCCCCAAAGACGCCCACCCCGATCACCGCGCGGTCGGCGAGGTAGCCATCCGGGTACTGGGGCGGCGGGGTGAGCTGGAGCGGCTGCGCTACTGGATCGTCCACGGGGGGCTGGAGTGGCCTTTGCCCAAGGGGCTGCACCCGGCCCTGCCGCTCGAGCCCCCACCCCGAGGCCGGGGGCTGCCGTGGGAGCGGCTGGACCTAGACTCAGAGGAGGAGCAGACCAAGCTCGAGGCCACCCGCGCCCACGGCAGTCAGATGGAGTTGCTCTCGCGTTTTATGCTGGCCTTTGTGCGGAAAAACGAGCTATACTCTCCCACCCCGCTGCCCTAG
- a CDS encoding GNAT family N-acetyltransferase: protein MATPRRSLTIRPARPSDLEALGQIAYATGFFGDSAAVYFPSPPLFRDLWIKPYLNGVGACNFVAELEGEIVGYIVGAPDERAYQRYFLRSAWEILRKILSGGYPGLLKSALYLLRAARYGSRQAPIERYPAHLHINLLPQARGLGAGQKLLEAHLDCLRARGIAGVQLSTTQENQAALGLYRKLGFEVYIQWQSPLWKPWLGREAVHLVMVKDLS from the coding sequence GTGGCCACACCCCGCCGATCGCTCACCATCCGCCCGGCGCGGCCCAGCGACCTCGAGGCCCTGGGCCAAATCGCCTATGCGACCGGGTTTTTCGGCGACTCGGCAGCGGTCTATTTCCCCAGCCCGCCCCTCTTTCGCGACCTGTGGATCAAGCCCTATCTGAACGGGGTCGGGGCCTGCAATTTCGTGGCCGAGCTCGAGGGAGAAATCGTCGGCTATATCGTCGGCGCCCCCGATGAACGGGCTTACCAACGGTACTTTCTGCGATCAGCTTGGGAAATCCTGAGGAAAATCCTCAGCGGAGGGTACCCTGGCTTGCTCAAAAGCGCCCTCTACCTGCTCCGTGCCGCCCGCTACGGCAGCCGCCAGGCCCCTATCGAGCGCTACCCGGCCCACCTGCACATCAACCTGCTCCCGCAGGCGCGGGGGTTGGGAGCGGGGCAGAAGTTGTTGGAGGCCCACCTGGACTGCCTGAGGGCTCGGGGCATCGCTGGGGTTCAGCTTTCCACTACCCAGGAGAACCAGGCGGCTTTGGGGCTTTATCGAAAGCTCGGCTTCGAAGTCTACATCCAGTGGCAAAGCCCCCTGTGGAAACCCTGGCTGGGGCGGGAGGCCGTCCATCTAGTCATGGTCAAGGACCTGTCGTAA
- a CDS encoding tetratricopeptide repeat protein: MVEELLKAGRYEEARLRLRAGEGSAQEVASFEALLELRDALREKQYAQARKILGREADGLTPYLDLEEVRRALEAFEGDDPALIQPYTDDPHLGAEAWAVLGVLRIRAEDRAGARAAFEEALRRDAGHYRARTNLGNLALEAGQVDEAIRIYQEVLKQREDYAHAHHNLGAAYRKKGQLDKSVYHIKRAQRLMFLGGGASPSRSSPQAPRPLGNLGQRWWVWLIVIVVVWFLLRH, encoded by the coding sequence ATGGTTGAGGAGTTGTTGAAAGCCGGACGTTACGAGGAAGCCCGTCTGCGGTTGCGGGCGGGCGAGGGAAGCGCCCAGGAGGTGGCCAGCTTCGAGGCTTTGCTGGAGCTGCGCGACGCCTTGCGGGAAAAGCAGTACGCCCAGGCGCGGAAGATCCTCGGGCGAGAGGCGGATGGGCTGACCCCCTACCTTGACCTAGAGGAGGTGCGGCGGGCGCTCGAGGCCTTCGAAGGGGACGACCCCGCCCTGATCCAACCCTATACCGATGATCCCCACCTGGGCGCGGAGGCTTGGGCGGTGCTGGGGGTGTTGCGGATCCGCGCGGAGGATCGAGCCGGAGCCAGGGCTGCTTTCGAGGAGGCTTTGCGCCGCGATGCGGGCCATTACCGGGCCAGGACCAACCTGGGGAATCTGGCGCTCGAGGCCGGGCAGGTAGACGAGGCGATCCGCATTTACCAGGAGGTTCTCAAACAGCGCGAGGACTACGCGCACGCTCACCACAATCTGGGAGCGGCTTACCGTAAGAAGGGTCAGCTGGATAAATCGGTCTACCACATCAAGCGAGCGCAGCGGTTGATGTTTTTGGGGGGAGGCGCAAGCCCCAGCCGTTCCTCCCCTCAGGCCCCTCGGCCCCTAGGGAACCTGGGCCAGCGCTGGTGGGTTTGGCTGATTGTGATCGTGGTGGTGTGGTTCTTGCTTAGGCACTGA